In one window of Nakamurella alba DNA:
- a CDS encoding cytochrome c oxidase assembly protein has product MSGSSSIGTDDPPAGAPEGSAPTRRRDPWTVTSVSIAAVLMAMCVAGAVAAIVPTRGTATGIVDASRAVQLSVPIVHGIYDMAAAFTIGWLVAAVFFCPPQRSGLLDVGGYRAMRAAALSALVWLVSALALVPITIADEFGRPFGQAIDADLVLTAIAQLDTVRGFVISAAFVVLVAVIAWSVLRPGWAFLLLILAFCALLPQAAGGHASSDSNHDVAVDTMLYHLVGITVWIGGLIAFLGLARQKVPFLTTIARRYSATALVAFVLVGLSGMGNAWVRLTYIQDLWTTPYGRLLIIKTVLLIVLGVIGYAHRQRTLPALATGERRPLVRLAVVEVLIMAATVGVATALSRTATPPPSGAAPSQTELELGFSMPGPPDLWRFITAWRFDWLVGGLTVVAAVVYVLAVIRIRRKGIAWPPGRTVAWLLGCLLVLIATSSGLGRYAQTQFSLHMVAHMILGMLAPILLVLGGPTTLALRALPTAPRGGPPGAREALVAVLNSRLTRVLTHPLFVLPLFIGSFYAVYFTGLFETLMSSHLGHVFMNVHFLVVGYLYYWVIIGVDPAPRRWPHIVKLGILLAALPFHAFFGLALMNSRTAMATNYYQSLQIPWVGDLAADQRLGGGIAWGITELPMLIVLVALLAQWARTEERQNRTVDRQKDERGDAELDAYNQMLAGLAERGRRGSAAGSPKPDASESTGDPGDRPS; this is encoded by the coding sequence GTGTCCGGATCCTCCTCCATCGGTACCGACGACCCCCCGGCCGGGGCGCCGGAGGGGAGTGCACCGACCCGGCGACGGGACCCGTGGACGGTCACCAGCGTCTCCATCGCCGCGGTCCTCATGGCCATGTGCGTGGCCGGCGCGGTCGCGGCGATCGTGCCCACCCGCGGCACCGCCACCGGCATCGTCGACGCCAGCCGGGCGGTCCAGCTCTCCGTCCCGATCGTGCACGGCATCTACGACATGGCCGCCGCCTTCACCATCGGCTGGCTGGTCGCCGCAGTCTTCTTCTGCCCGCCGCAACGCTCCGGCCTGCTCGATGTCGGCGGGTACCGCGCGATGCGCGCCGCCGCCCTGTCCGCACTGGTCTGGCTGGTCTCGGCGCTCGCACTGGTCCCGATCACCATCGCCGACGAGTTCGGCCGGCCCTTCGGCCAGGCCATCGACGCCGACCTGGTGCTGACCGCGATCGCGCAACTCGACACCGTCCGGGGCTTTGTCATCTCGGCCGCCTTCGTCGTGCTGGTCGCTGTGATCGCATGGTCCGTGCTCCGGCCGGGCTGGGCGTTCCTGCTGCTGATTCTCGCGTTCTGCGCGTTGTTGCCGCAGGCCGCCGGCGGTCACGCCTCCTCGGACAGCAACCACGACGTTGCTGTCGACACGATGCTCTACCACCTGGTCGGCATCACGGTCTGGATCGGCGGGCTCATCGCCTTCCTCGGACTGGCCCGACAGAAGGTGCCCTTCCTGACCACCATCGCCCGCCGCTACTCGGCGACGGCGCTGGTCGCGTTCGTCCTGGTCGGGCTGTCCGGCATGGGCAACGCCTGGGTGCGCCTCACCTACATCCAGGACCTCTGGACCACGCCCTACGGTCGGCTGTTGATCATCAAGACGGTGCTGCTGATCGTGCTGGGCGTCATCGGGTACGCCCACCGGCAACGCACGCTGCCGGCCCTGGCCACCGGGGAACGCCGGCCGCTGGTCCGGCTCGCCGTCGTCGAAGTGCTGATCATGGCGGCGACGGTCGGTGTCGCGACCGCGCTGTCCCGGACGGCCACCCCGCCGCCCAGCGGCGCCGCGCCCAGCCAGACCGAGCTGGAGCTCGGCTTCTCGATGCCCGGGCCGCCCGACCTGTGGCGCTTCATCACGGCCTGGCGCTTCGACTGGCTGGTCGGCGGACTGACCGTTGTCGCCGCGGTCGTCTACGTGCTCGCTGTCATCCGGATCCGCCGCAAGGGCATCGCCTGGCCGCCCGGCCGCACAGTCGCCTGGCTGCTCGGCTGCCTGCTGGTGCTGATTGCCACCTCGTCCGGGCTCGGACGGTATGCGCAGACCCAGTTCTCGCTGCACATGGTCGCGCACATGATCCTCGGCATGCTCGCGCCGATCCTGCTGGTGCTCGGCGGGCCGACGACCCTCGCGCTGCGCGCGTTGCCGACCGCCCCGCGCGGCGGTCCGCCCGGCGCGCGGGAGGCGCTGGTCGCTGTACTGAACAGCCGGCTCACCCGGGTGCTGACCCACCCGCTGTTCGTGCTGCCGCTGTTCATCGGCTCCTTCTACGCCGTGTACTTCACCGGCCTGTTCGAGACGCTGATGTCCTCGCACCTCGGGCACGTGTTCATGAACGTGCACTTCCTGGTCGTCGGCTACCTCTACTACTGGGTCATCATCGGCGTCGACCCGGCGCCGCGGCGCTGGCCGCACATCGTCAAGCTCGGCATCCTGCTCGCCGCCCTGCCCTTCCACGCCTTCTTCGGTCTCGCACTCATGAACTCGCGCACCGCGATGGCCACGAACTACTACCAGTCCCTGCAGATCCCGTGGGTCGGCGACCTCGCCGCCGACCAGCGCCTCGGCGGCGGCATCGCCTGGGGCATCACCGAGCTGCCGATGCTGATCGTGCTGGTGGCCCTGCTCGCGCAGTGGGCGCGCACCGAGGAACGGCAGAACCGCACCGTCGACCGGCAGAAGGACGAGCGCGGTGACGCCGAGCTCGACGCCTACAACCAGATGCTGGCCGGCCTGGCCGAGCGCGGCCGGAGGGGCAGCGCTGCCGGGAGCCCGAAGCCCGATGCCAGTGAGTCGACCGGCGATCCAGGAGACCGTCCGTCCTGA
- a CDS encoding single-stranded DNA-binding protein, translating into MTIVGRVASNPTIGLAANGNDRSTMRVVSTERRFDEANGEWVDGDEFGVNVVSWRRTATGVIEHLRKGDPIVVIGRISTRRYERENGATDWFTDVKADVVALDVARVNGKFKRTPAPEGPAGAVAPVAEDADADAEGAVAGVDSEDQVDVDEAVMDELTERARPLVPGR; encoded by the coding sequence GTGACCATTGTGGGACGGGTCGCGAGCAACCCGACGATCGGTCTGGCGGCCAACGGCAACGACCGGTCGACGATGCGGGTGGTGTCGACGGAGCGGCGCTTCGACGAGGCGAACGGCGAGTGGGTGGACGGCGACGAGTTCGGCGTCAACGTCGTCAGCTGGCGCCGCACCGCGACGGGTGTGATCGAGCACCTGCGCAAGGGCGACCCGATCGTGGTGATCGGCCGGATCAGCACCCGGCGGTACGAGCGGGAGAACGGCGCCACCGACTGGTTCACCGACGTCAAGGCGGACGTGGTCGCGCTCGACGTGGCGCGGGTCAACGGCAAGTTCAAGCGGACACCGGCGCCGGAGGGGCCGGCCGGCGCGGTTGCGCCGGTGGCCGAGGACGCCGACGCCGACGCGGAAGGCGCCGTCGCGGGAGTGGATTCCGAGGACCAGGTCGATGTCGACGAGGCGGTGATGGACGAACTCACCGAGCGGGCCCGCCCGCTCGTGCCGGGTCGCTGA
- the ettA gene encoding energy-dependent translational throttle protein EttA yields the protein MPEFIYTMKKARKAVGDKLILDDVTMSFYPGAKIGVVGPNGAGKSTILKIMAGKDTPSNGEAFLTPGFSVGILMQEPELDESKNVLENVQEAFGETYAKLARYNEIGELLATDYSDELIEEMGKLQEEIDNANAWDLDSQLEQAMDALRCPPGDADVSVLSGGERRRVALCQLLLSAPDLLLLDEPTNHLDAESVLWLEQFLSGYAGAVLAVTHDRYFLDNVAQWIAEVDRGRLIPYEGNYSTYLEKKADRMAVQGKKDAKLAKRLQQELEWVRSGAKARQAKSKSRLARYEEMAAEADRNRKLDFEEIQIPPGPRLGSIVVEVGDLRKGFGDRVLIDGLSFTLPRNGIVGVIGPNGVGKTTLFKTIVGLEDPDAGNVKVGETVRLSYVDQSRAGIDPKKNVWEVVSDGLDHIKVGNTEMPSRAYVSAFGFKGPDQQKPSGVLSGGERNRLNLALTLKEGGNLILLDEPTNDLDVETLGSLENALENFPGCAVVISHDRWFLDRTCTHILAWEGTEEDPANWFFFEGNFSDYEKNKISRLGADAARPHRVTYRKLTRDG from the coding sequence GTGCCCGAGTTCATCTACACCATGAAGAAGGCCCGCAAGGCCGTGGGCGACAAGCTCATCCTGGACGACGTCACGATGTCGTTCTACCCGGGCGCCAAGATCGGCGTCGTCGGGCCGAACGGCGCGGGCAAGTCGACGATCCTGAAGATCATGGCCGGCAAGGACACCCCGTCCAACGGCGAGGCGTTCCTCACCCCGGGCTTCAGCGTCGGCATCCTCATGCAGGAGCCGGAGCTCGACGAGAGCAAGAACGTCCTGGAGAACGTGCAGGAGGCGTTCGGCGAGACCTACGCGAAGCTGGCCCGCTACAACGAGATCGGCGAGCTGCTGGCCACCGACTACAGCGACGAGCTCATCGAGGAGATGGGCAAGCTGCAGGAGGAGATCGACAACGCCAACGCCTGGGACCTCGACTCCCAGCTGGAGCAGGCGATGGACGCGTTGCGCTGCCCGCCGGGCGATGCCGACGTGTCGGTGCTCTCCGGTGGTGAGCGTCGCCGCGTCGCGCTGTGCCAGCTGCTGCTGTCCGCGCCCGACCTGTTGCTGCTCGACGAGCCCACCAACCACCTGGACGCCGAGTCCGTGCTCTGGCTGGAGCAGTTCCTGTCCGGCTACGCCGGCGCCGTCCTGGCCGTCACCCACGACCGGTACTTCCTGGACAACGTCGCGCAGTGGATCGCCGAGGTCGACCGCGGCCGGTTGATCCCGTACGAAGGCAACTACTCCACCTACCTGGAGAAGAAGGCCGACCGGATGGCGGTCCAGGGCAAGAAGGACGCCAAGCTCGCCAAGCGGCTGCAGCAGGAGCTGGAGTGGGTCCGGTCCGGTGCCAAGGCCCGGCAGGCCAAGTCCAAGTCCCGGCTCGCCCGGTACGAGGAGATGGCGGCCGAGGCGGACCGCAACCGCAAGCTCGACTTCGAGGAGATCCAGATCCCGCCGGGCCCGCGCCTGGGCAGCATCGTGGTGGAGGTCGGCGACCTGCGGAAGGGCTTCGGCGACCGCGTGCTCATCGACGGGCTGTCCTTCACCCTGCCGCGCAACGGCATCGTCGGCGTGATCGGCCCGAACGGCGTCGGCAAGACGACGCTGTTCAAGACCATCGTCGGGCTCGAGGACCCGGACGCCGGCAACGTGAAGGTCGGCGAGACGGTCCGGCTGTCCTACGTCGATCAGAGCCGGGCCGGCATCGACCCGAAGAAGAATGTCTGGGAGGTCGTCTCCGACGGCCTGGACCACATCAAGGTGGGCAACACCGAGATGCCGTCCCGCGCCTACGTCTCGGCGTTCGGCTTCAAGGGTCCGGACCAGCAGAAGCCGTCCGGCGTGCTGTCCGGTGGTGAGCGGAACCGGCTGAACCTGGCCCTGACGCTCAAGGAGGGCGGGAACCTGATCCTGCTCGACGAGCCCACCAACGACCTCGACGTCGAGACCCTCGGCTCGCTGGAGAACGCGCTGGAGAACTTCCCCGGCTGCGCCGTGGTCATCTCCCACGATCGCTGGTTCCTCGACCGGACCTGCACTCACATCCTCGCCTGGGAAGGCACCGAGGAGGACCCGGCCAACTGGTTCTTCTTCGAGGGCAACTTCTCCGACTACGAGAAGAACAAGATCTCCCGGCTCGGTGCCGACGCCGCCCGGCCGCACCGCGTCACCTACCGCAAGCTGACTCGCGACGGCTGA
- a CDS encoding NAD-glutamate dehydrogenase produces MTQTRNDAGSSTDGSTEGDGAGQSASAAPKSSTAEAARRRPDLARLIEVYYRHVPAEDRPREPQDVLAVVEGHRRLAARRLPGEARIRIHNPPAAVPDRTEEETAHPTGWSATSTVIDIVNDDMPYLVDSVIGALTAAGVRVHRVLHPILSVRRDTDGSLLEVTGEARRPSNGFTAMTSGLRPGAPVPTVPLRESWVHVLIDRLSDAERAEAIEAELVDVLAAVRAVVQDTPTIIGAATMAAAELRNSPSPRPVQEVSEAGDLLYWLTAGNLTFLGYRLVEAGEEVPGSGLGMLREESPYAEAVIRDEVKAGPEAGHLVLTQLSQGAPINREIPPFAITVRTLGADGSVHREHHFYGVLTPRALTAEISATPVLRRIAERVLAALDAAPDTYTGQRAMDLLSVYPRAELFWADPDLLLTAVSGVLQLSSRRRLRAFLQPDPYGRFVSVLVYLPRDRWTTAARLAMQQVLLDVLHGTGIRYTARIGESLLAFVHFTVTVEPDRAVHLDEAGLADLHRKLRSTIRTWEDRLVAAVVGGGPAGGDEELDTAGALNRYAEAFDESYKEDYSVDEAVTDLERLDALTGPDDLALQFSVREGGDRAPDERRLKLYVAGARVTLSRALPVLQSLGAEVIDEKPYEVRRSDGTKARIYDFGLRFDAAKLPVGDQIGVVRARLSDAFIAAWQNRAEVDGFNNLVLAAGLDWHQVAVFRAYARYLRQIGTPWTQGYLEQVLAGYPEIATDLAELFAIRFDPDRFADDDGNATAGPQRLAAASEVTDRITAALDAVTSLDADRIMRQFLALITATARTNAFRVGEDGGPRTCLTFKLLPQLIPGVPKPVPAFEIWVYSPRIEGVHLRFGPVARGGLRWSDRPEDFRTEILGLVKAQEVKNAVIVPVGAKGGFVLKQAPATTGDPAADREALQAEGVACYRQFIAGLLNLTDNRVGGAIVPPERTVRHDADDPYLVVAADKGTATFSDIANGVAADYGFWLGDAFASGGSVGYDHKAMGITARGAWESVKHHFRELGINTQEQDFTVVGVGDMSGDVFGNGVLLSEHIRLVAAFDHRHVFVDPTPDAGTSYAERRRLFDLPRSSWADYDTSLISAGGGVFPRTAKSIPITGEMRAALGIEDDVTSLAPVDLIRRVLLAPVQLLWNGGIGTYVKASTEPQTAAGDKSNDAVRVNGGELRVQVVGEGGNLGVTQLGRIEFARAGGRINTDAIDNSAGVDTSDHEVNIKIALQPALASGQLGMEERDELLASMTDEVAHLVLADNTAQNRVLGVSRHHAVPMLSVHARLIDSLVAAGRLDRALEYLPSRAQIEARTAAGESLTSPELSVLLAYVKSALSEAVLASDLPDDPAFAGDISDYFPTAMRGGDEAAAIEAHPLAREIVTTMTVNEVVNGAGITYAFRLGEEIAADPTDAVRAYRVVTEVFGLRELWRDIAAEDNRIPASSQDTLFLEVRRLLDRAARWLLANRPRPLDVPAEIDRYRDAVAELAPKMPRLVRGVEHENVRAEAAKLVALDAPADLANRIAYSLYTYSALDIADVARDSGRDLVRTAELYYELSARMDFDQLLSAVTALQRGDRWHALARQALRDDLYRSMRLLTADVLTATPDDADTLERIREWEVRKAGALARARSTLGQIAAGSAGDLAALSVAASEVRTLIG; encoded by the coding sequence ATGACGCAGACCCGGAACGACGCGGGCAGCAGCACGGACGGCAGCACCGAGGGCGACGGCGCCGGCCAGTCAGCCTCAGCGGCACCGAAGTCCTCCACTGCGGAGGCGGCCCGGCGGCGGCCGGATCTCGCCCGGCTGATCGAGGTCTACTACCGGCACGTCCCGGCCGAGGACCGCCCGCGTGAACCGCAGGACGTGCTCGCCGTCGTCGAGGGTCACCGCCGGCTCGCCGCCCGCCGGCTGCCCGGCGAGGCCCGGATCCGGATCCACAACCCACCGGCCGCCGTCCCGGACCGTACCGAGGAGGAGACCGCCCACCCCACCGGCTGGTCCGCCACCTCCACCGTCATCGACATCGTCAACGACGACATGCCCTACCTGGTGGACTCGGTGATCGGCGCGCTCACCGCCGCCGGTGTCCGGGTGCATCGCGTCCTGCACCCGATCCTGTCCGTGCGCCGGGACACCGACGGCTCCCTGCTCGAGGTCACCGGCGAGGCCCGGCGCCCGTCCAACGGCTTCACCGCGATGACCTCCGGCCTGCGACCCGGCGCGCCGGTGCCGACGGTCCCGCTGCGCGAGTCGTGGGTGCACGTCCTCATCGACCGGCTGTCCGACGCCGAGCGTGCGGAGGCGATCGAGGCCGAGCTGGTCGACGTCCTCGCCGCCGTCCGCGCCGTGGTGCAGGACACCCCCACGATCATCGGCGCCGCCACCATGGCCGCCGCCGAGCTGCGCAACTCGCCCTCCCCACGCCCGGTGCAGGAGGTGTCCGAGGCCGGTGACCTGCTCTACTGGCTCACCGCCGGCAACCTCACCTTCCTCGGTTACCGCCTGGTCGAGGCGGGGGAGGAGGTCCCCGGGTCCGGCCTCGGCATGCTGCGCGAGGAGTCGCCCTACGCCGAGGCGGTCATCCGGGACGAGGTGAAGGCCGGCCCGGAGGCCGGGCATCTCGTCCTGACCCAGCTGTCCCAGGGCGCCCCGATCAACCGGGAGATCCCGCCGTTCGCCATCACCGTGCGCACCCTCGGTGCCGACGGCTCCGTGCATCGCGAGCACCACTTCTACGGCGTGCTCACCCCGCGCGCCCTCACCGCCGAGATCAGCGCCACCCCGGTGCTGCGCCGGATCGCCGAACGTGTGCTGGCTGCGCTCGACGCCGCCCCGGACACCTACACCGGCCAGCGTGCGATGGACCTGCTGTCGGTGTACCCGCGGGCCGAGTTGTTCTGGGCCGACCCGGATCTGCTGCTCACCGCCGTCAGCGGCGTGCTGCAGCTGTCCAGTCGGCGCCGGCTGCGCGCCTTCCTGCAGCCGGACCCCTACGGCCGCTTCGTGTCCGTGCTCGTCTACCTGCCCCGTGACCGGTGGACCACCGCCGCCCGGCTCGCCATGCAGCAGGTGCTGCTGGACGTGTTGCACGGCACCGGGATCCGCTACACCGCCCGGATCGGCGAGTCGCTGCTGGCCTTCGTGCACTTCACCGTCACCGTCGAGCCCGACCGCGCGGTGCACCTGGACGAGGCCGGCCTGGCCGACCTGCACCGCAAGCTCCGCTCCACCATCCGCACCTGGGAGGACCGGCTGGTCGCCGCGGTGGTCGGCGGCGGACCGGCCGGTGGCGACGAGGAGCTCGACACCGCAGGCGCTCTCAACCGCTACGCCGAGGCCTTCGACGAGTCCTACAAGGAGGACTACTCCGTCGATGAGGCGGTCACCGACCTGGAGCGCCTGGACGCGCTGACCGGGCCGGACGACCTGGCCCTGCAGTTCTCCGTCCGCGAGGGCGGCGACCGTGCCCCGGACGAGCGGCGGCTCAAGCTGTACGTCGCCGGTGCCCGGGTCACCCTGTCCCGGGCGCTGCCGGTGCTGCAGAGCCTGGGCGCCGAGGTCATCGACGAGAAGCCCTACGAGGTCCGGCGTTCCGACGGCACCAAGGCCCGCATCTACGACTTCGGCCTGCGCTTCGACGCGGCGAAGCTGCCGGTCGGCGACCAGATCGGCGTGGTGCGGGCCCGGTTGTCCGATGCCTTCATCGCCGCGTGGCAGAACCGGGCGGAGGTCGACGGGTTCAACAACCTGGTGCTGGCCGCGGGGCTGGACTGGCACCAGGTTGCGGTGTTCCGGGCCTACGCCCGCTACCTGCGGCAGATCGGGACCCCTTGGACCCAGGGTTATCTCGAGCAGGTGCTGGCCGGCTACCCGGAGATCGCCACCGACCTGGCCGAGCTGTTCGCGATCCGGTTCGACCCGGACCGGTTCGCCGACGACGACGGCAACGCCACCGCCGGGCCGCAGCGGCTCGCCGCTGCCTCCGAGGTCACCGACCGGATCACCGCCGCCCTGGACGCGGTGACCAGCCTGGACGCCGACCGGATCATGCGCCAGTTCCTGGCCCTCATCACGGCCACCGCCCGCACCAACGCGTTCCGGGTCGGCGAGGACGGCGGACCCCGGACCTGCCTGACCTTCAAACTGCTCCCGCAGCTGATCCCCGGCGTACCGAAACCTGTTCCGGCATTTGAGATCTGGGTGTACTCGCCGCGGATCGAGGGCGTGCACCTGCGGTTCGGCCCGGTCGCCCGCGGCGGGCTCCGCTGGTCCGACCGGCCGGAGGACTTCCGCACCGAGATCCTGGGTCTGGTCAAGGCGCAGGAGGTGAAGAACGCGGTGATCGTGCCGGTCGGCGCGAAGGGCGGTTTCGTGCTGAAGCAGGCACCGGCCACCACCGGCGACCCGGCAGCAGACCGGGAGGCGCTGCAGGCCGAGGGTGTCGCCTGCTACCGGCAGTTCATCGCCGGCCTGCTCAACCTCACCGACAACCGGGTCGGCGGCGCGATCGTGCCGCCGGAGCGGACCGTCCGGCACGACGCCGACGACCCGTACCTGGTGGTCGCCGCCGACAAGGGCACCGCCACCTTCTCCGACATCGCCAACGGGGTGGCCGCCGACTACGGCTTCTGGCTGGGCGATGCCTTCGCCTCCGGCGGCAGCGTCGGGTACGACCACAAGGCGATGGGCATCACCGCCCGCGGCGCCTGGGAGTCGGTCAAGCACCATTTCCGCGAGCTCGGGATCAACACCCAGGAGCAGGATTTCACCGTCGTCGGTGTCGGCGACATGTCCGGCGACGTGTTCGGCAACGGCGTGCTGCTCTCCGAGCACATCCGGCTGGTCGCCGCCTTCGACCACCGGCACGTCTTCGTCGACCCGACCCCGGACGCGGGCACGTCCTACGCCGAGCGGCGCCGGCTGTTCGACCTGCCACGCTCGTCATGGGCCGACTACGACACGTCGCTGATCTCGGCCGGCGGCGGGGTGTTCCCGCGCACCGCGAAGTCGATCCCGATCACCGGTGAGATGCGCGCCGCGCTCGGGATCGAGGACGATGTCACCTCTCTCGCCCCGGTGGACCTGATCCGCCGGGTGCTGCTGGCCCCCGTGCAGCTGCTGTGGAACGGCGGCATCGGCACGTACGTGAAGGCGTCCACCGAGCCGCAGACCGCGGCCGGCGACAAGTCCAACGACGCCGTCCGGGTCAACGGCGGCGAACTCCGTGTGCAGGTGGTGGGGGAGGGCGGCAACCTCGGTGTCACCCAGCTCGGCCGGATCGAGTTCGCCCGGGCCGGTGGCCGGATCAACACCGACGCCATCGACAACTCCGCCGGTGTCGACACCTCCGACCACGAGGTGAACATCAAGATCGCCCTGCAGCCGGCTTTGGCGTCCGGGCAGCTCGGGATGGAAGAGCGCGACGAGCTGTTGGCGTCGATGACCGACGAGGTCGCCCACCTGGTGCTGGCCGACAACACCGCGCAGAACCGGGTGCTCGGGGTGTCGAGACACCATGCGGTGCCGATGCTCTCGGTGCACGCCCGGCTGATCGACTCGCTGGTGGCGGCCGGCCGGCTGGACCGGGCGCTGGAGTACCTGCCCAGCCGGGCGCAGATCGAGGCGCGAACGGCGGCCGGCGAATCGCTGACCTCCCCGGAGCTCTCGGTGCTGCTGGCCTACGTCAAGTCGGCGCTGTCCGAGGCGGTGCTGGCCTCCGACCTGCCCGACGACCCGGCCTTCGCCGGCGACATCTCCGACTACTTCCCGACCGCGATGCGCGGCGGGGACGAGGCCGCGGCGATCGAGGCGCACCCGCTGGCCCGGGAGATCGTCACCACGATGACCGTCAACGAGGTGGTCAACGGTGCCGGGATCACCTATGCCTTCCGGCTGGGCGAGGAAATCGCGGCCGACCCGACCGACGCGGTTCGCGCCTACCGCGTCGTCACCGAGGTGTTCGGGCTGCGCGAGCTGTGGCGGGACATCGCGGCCGAGGACAACCGGATCCCGGCATCCTCCCAGGACACGCTGTTCCTGGAGGTGCGCCGGCTGCTGGACCGGGCGGCGCGCTGGCTGTTGGCGAACCGACCCCGACCGCTGGACGTGCCGGCCGAGATCGATCGCTACCGCGACGCCGTCGCCGAACTGGCGCCGAAAATGCCGCGGCTGGTCCGTGGCGTCGAGCACGAGAACGTGCGCGCCGAGGCGGCGAAGCTGGTCGCCCTGGACGCGCCCGCCGACCTGGCCAACCGGATCGCCTACTCGCTGTACACCTACTCGGCGCTGGACATCGCGGACGTCGCCCGGGACAGCGGCCGGGACCTGGTGCGGACGGCCGAGCTCTACTACGAGCTGTCCGCCCGGATGGACTTCGACCAGCTGCTGTCCGCAGTGACCGCGCTGCAGCGCGGCGACCGCTGGCACGCGCTGGCCCGGCAGGCGCTGCGGGACGACCTCTACCGGTCCATGCGGCTGCTCACCGCGGACGTGTTGACCGCCACCCCGGACGATGCCGACACCCTGGAGCGGATCCGGGAATGGGAGGTGCGCAAGGCCGGTGCACTCGCGCGAGCGCGCAGCACCCTCGGTCAGATCGCGGCCGGCTCGGCCGGCGACCTGGCCGCACTGTCGGTGGCGGCGAGCGAGGTGCGCACGCTGATCGGTTGA
- a CDS encoding acyl-CoA thioesterase — MTSTGLRYSTTVRVRWSDLDAFGHVNNARTATLLEEARVDWLFTEASKQGANRLTDGIVVSRLEIRYLRPITFGETVTVSMGVTELRAVSTTIDYLVHADDVLAVTASTQLVPMDLEGMRPRRWDENERGFLAGYLGT, encoded by the coding sequence GTGACGAGCACCGGCCTGCGCTACTCCACCACCGTGCGCGTGCGGTGGTCCGATCTCGACGCGTTCGGGCACGTCAACAACGCCCGCACCGCCACCCTCCTGGAGGAGGCGCGGGTGGACTGGCTGTTCACCGAGGCGTCGAAGCAGGGGGCGAACCGGCTGACCGACGGGATCGTGGTGTCACGGCTGGAGATCCGTTACCTGCGGCCGATCACCTTCGGCGAGACCGTCACGGTCTCGATGGGCGTGACCGAGCTGCGCGCCGTGTCCACCACCATCGACTACCTGGTGCACGCCGACGACGTCCTCGCCGTCACCGCGTCCACCCAGCTGGTGCCGATGGACCTGGAGGGCATGCGGCCCCGGCGCTGGGACGAGAACGAGCGCGGCTTCCTCGCCGGCTACCTGGGGACCTGA
- a CDS encoding polysaccharide deacetylase family protein, which produces MRRTSVVLAVLAAVTAVVLGSTVTVLAVGRTADAPIVLPQVLDSTPGSSTEAGAGTDQPSSSDPAAPTSSVVVTVPALTIGTVPTETDTETSTPVTPSTSAPTATPPSTSAPSTSAPTTTAPTTTAPGMTAPKTTTTAAPTTTAPTTAKAPTTTTTTPAGPLPRQYQHLMGWVDGGKVVSLTFDDGPGPQTGKVLDILERYGITATFCQIGEQIADYPGTEQRIAQAGHTLCNHTWDHDMQLPGKPVAVIDREIQRTQDAIKAATGQEPAYYRAPGGDWGHTDLLRQRLAHFRTLPLAWAVDSEDWQKPGVAQIVDNVLSTVTPGSIILMHDAGGDRSQTLAALPKIIEKLQAQGYTFVALPQDPRR; this is translated from the coding sequence GTGAGACGAACCTCGGTGGTGCTCGCCGTGCTGGCCGCCGTCACCGCCGTTGTGCTCGGCAGCACCGTCACCGTGCTCGCGGTCGGCCGCACCGCGGACGCGCCGATCGTGCTGCCGCAGGTACTGGACAGCACGCCCGGCAGCAGCACCGAGGCCGGGGCGGGTACCGATCAACCTTCCAGCAGTGACCCGGCGGCGCCCACCTCGTCCGTCGTGGTCACCGTGCCCGCCCTGACCATCGGCACCGTCCCCACCGAGACCGACACCGAGACGTCCACACCTGTCACACCGTCCACCTCTGCACCCACCGCCACCCCGCCGTCCACCTCTGCGCCGTCCACCTCTGCGCCCACCACCACCGCACCGACCACCACCGCACCGGGCATGACCGCTCCGAAGACCACGACGACCGCTGCGCCGACGACCACCGCGCCGACGACCGCGAAGGCTCCCACCACCACGACCACCACCCCCGCCGGGCCGCTCCCCCGGCAGTACCAGCACCTGATGGGCTGGGTGGACGGCGGCAAGGTGGTCAGCCTGACGTTCGACGACGGACCCGGCCCGCAGACCGGGAAGGTGCTGGACATCCTGGAGCGGTACGGGATCACCGCGACGTTCTGCCAGATCGGCGAGCAGATCGCCGACTACCCGGGCACCGAGCAGCGGATCGCCCAAGCCGGGCACACCCTGTGCAACCACACGTGGGACCACGACATGCAGCTGCCCGGCAAGCCGGTGGCGGTGATCGACCGGGAGATCCAGCGGACCCAGGACGCCATCAAGGCGGCGACCGGCCAGGAGCCGGCCTACTACCGGGCACCGGGCGGCGACTGGGGGCACACCGATCTGCTGCGCCAGCGGCTCGCGCACTTCCGCACCCTGCCGCTGGCCTGGGCGGTCGACTCCGAGGACTGGCAGAAGCCGGGCGTCGCGCAGATCGTCGACAACGTGCTGAGCACGGTCACACCGGGGTCGATCATCCTGATGCACGACGCCGGCGGCGACCGGTCCCAGACCCTGGCCGCCCTGCCGAAGATCATCGAGAAGCTGCAGGCGCAGGGCTACACCTTCGTCGCGCTGCCGCAGGACCCGCGCCGCTGA